In Notolabrus celidotus isolate fNotCel1 chromosome 22, fNotCel1.pri, whole genome shotgun sequence, the genomic stretch TGAAGAAGTAATAACTGAAGATGTTCTGGCAGCAACAATTACAGATGAACccaaaaaggaaacagaagtCTGTGTTGAGCCACAAGAGAAACAAGTTGAAGAATCCATTTCTGAGAATGTTGCAGAGGCAGAAGTGTTACTATCTGATGTAGAAGATACAGCAAAGGACACCTCATCTGAGGAAGACACATCTTTTGAAGAAGCTCTAGTCCTAGAAAGTGTTGAGGGGAGCATTGTAACCGCTCCTCCAACTGAAGAAAGTCTGGATTCTTCTGAACAGGCTGAAGAACCAGAGGAACTTCAGACAGTACAGACATCACCATCCCATACAGAGGAACCCCAAAAAGAAATGCAAGTGTTGACTGAGCCACAAGTAGAACAACAAGTTGAAGATGTTGaagttgaaaatgttaaagaacCAGAAGTGTTGCCATCTGTGGTAAAAGATGCTGTAGAGGACACTTTGATTGGGAAAGAGGCAGTCACCATGCCTGATGTCACAGAGAGTATTGAGGAAATAAGTGCAACAATACCTCCTACTGAAGAAAGTCTAGAACCAATGGACCTTTCCACAACTGAACAGGTTCAAGCACAAGAAGAACCACCAACAGTAAAGGCATCACCTTTGGATCTAGAGGCAGGCAGCCTTCTTGAATTTGAAACATTAGCTGAGGATATCCCTGCAGAGGAAATGATCGCGGAACAACCCCAGAAGGAAACAGAAGTCAGGGCTAATGCAcaagaaaaaatagaagttgAAGCTGACACAACTGAATGTGTTGAAGAACCAGAGGTTATGCAATCTGCTGAGAGTGATATTGTTCAGGAAACCATACGTGAGGAAGGTGCAACAATGTACAAGACTGTAGTCAAAGAAACCATTGAGGAACAAGAGTTAGAGAGTGCAACACCAGCCCCCACTGAGCCAAGTCCTGAAGCAGTGAGCACTGAGGATGCACAAGTGCCTGAGGTTTTAAACACTGAAGAAGGATCAGCATTTGATTCAGAGGAGGGTAGCCTGCTACTACTTGAAGAAGTAACTACTAAGGATATTCCAGCAGTGGAGACAGTTACAGATAAATcacaagaggaaaaagaagtgaTAGTTCAGCCGCAAGAAGAAATACAGCTTGATAATGTTGAGATTGAAAATGTCCAAGAATCAGAAGTGTGGCAGTCTGTTGAGGAATATAGTGTAGGGCAAACGTTGATTGAGAAAGATGCACCAATCCTTGCGCCGAAAGTTACAGATGGTGTTGATGGAGACAGTGAAAACATACCTGTTACTGAAGGAGGTCCTGAGCCAGTGGAGCTCTCCACAACAGAACAGGTTCAAGTACAAGAAGAACTACAGACAGTAGAGGTATTGCCAATGGATTCAAAGGTCAGCAGCTCTCTTCCAATGGAAAAAGCAATAACAGAGGATATtacagctgcagaaacagtgaCAGATGAACCCAAACCTGGAACTGTAGTGAGGGATGAAGCAGACATTACTGAGGGTATTCAAGAACCTGAAGAATTACCATTGTCTGTGGAACATACTGATCAGAAAACCTCAAATGAGGGAGATACAATCCAAGCTGCTGTAGTTGAAGAATGTATTGATGAAAACAGTGAACCAATACCTCTCACAGAACAGAGTCCTGAGCCTGTGGATGTTGCTGGAACTAAGGATATACAAGAACCGGAAGTAATTAAAACAGAGGAAGGAGCACTGTCAGATCCAAAGACAAGTGGTCTGCAAACAGTTGAAAATGTAATATCTGAGGATATTCCAGAAGTGGAGACAGTAACAGAAGAACCACAAGAGGAAACAGAAGTGATAGTTGAGCTGCAAGAAAAACTACAGGTTGAAAATGTGGAGATTGAAAATGTCCCAGAACCAGAAGTGTGGCAGTCTGTTGAGGTAGACGCTGTCGGGGAAACATTGATTGAGAAAGGTGCACCAATCACTGCGCCCAAAGTCACAGAAAGTGTTGATGGAGACGGAGAAAACATAGCTGTTACTGAAGGAAGTCCTGAGCCGGTGGATCTCTCCACTACTGCACAGGTTCAAGTAAAGGAAGAATTACAGACATTAGAGACATCGCAATTGCATTCTATGGTCAGCAGCCCTCTTCCACTTGAAAAAATATTAACAGAGGATATTAATGAAACAGCTACAGATGAACCCAAACTGGCAACTGTAGTGAGGGATGAAGCAGATACTACTGAAGGTATTCAAGAACCAGAAGAATTACCATTGCCTGTAGGAGACACTGATCAGGAAACCtcaaatgagagggatacaatCCAAGCTGCTGTAGTCACAGAAAGTATTGATGAAGGCAGTGACACAATACTGCTCACTGAACAGAGTCCTGAGGCTGTGGATGTTGCAAGACCTGATGATATACAAGAGGAAGAGGTAATTAATACAGAACAAGGAGCACAATCAGATTCCCAGACAAGTTGTCTGCAACCacttgaaaatgtaatatctGAGGATATTCCAGCAGTGGAGACAGTAACAGAAGAACcacaacaggaaacagaagtGATGGTTGAACCAGAGGAAAAACTAACAGTTGAAACTGTCCCAACTGATTATGCTCAAGAACAAGAGGAAATACCATCTTCAGTCAAAGATATCGATCAGGACACCTCAACTGAGGCAGGAGAAACAATCCAAGCACCTGTACTCACAGAAAGTACTGATGAAGGTTTTAAAACAACTCTTCATACTGCACAAAGTCCTGAGCCAGTGTATGTTTCAAAAACTGAGGATGTACAGGAACCAGAAGTTTTGAATACAATACATGAATCACCACTGGAATCAAAGGAGGGAGACCTGCTGTCACTTGTAAAAGAAATAACTGAGCATATTCCAACAGGGGAGGCAGTTACAGAGgaaccccaaaaatatatcaaagtGATGACAGAGCCAGAGGAAAAACTACCAGTTGAAGTTTTTGAAAAGGAAATTGTTGAAGAACCAGAAGTATTACCATCCCATGTGGAAGATATTGAAAAAGAAACCCTAAATGAAGAGGGTACAGCAATAGATCTGCTTGTAGCTGCAGAAAGTAATAATGAATGTAGTGCAAAAATGCCAGGCACTGAGGATAGTCTTGAAGTGGTGGATGCTTTGAAAACTGAACAGGTGCAAGTACAAGATGTGTTGTTGACGGAACAGGTTCCACCTTTGGATTCAAAGGCAAACAACCTCTTaccccttgaaaaagagatatCAGAGGTCAGACCCGCAGCGGAGACAGTCATGGAAGAGTCCCAAAAGGAAATAGATGTCAGGGTTGAGCCTCAAGAAATACAACCAGTTGACGCTGACATATCTGAGAATGTTCAAGAACCAGAAGTATTGACATCAATAGCGAGAGATATCGTTCAGGAAACCCAGACTGAGGATGGAGAACCTGTCCATGTGCCTGAATCCACAGAAAGTACAGATGGAGGTAAGGCAACATCACCTCTCATTGAGGGAGACCTGAAGCTTGTGGATGTTTCAAAAATGGGAGATGAAAAAGAACCAGAAGTTTTAAATACAGAAGAAGAATCACCATTGGAGTCAGAGGAGGGTAGCCCACCTCTTGACAATGTAATATCTGAGGATATTCCAGCAGTGGGCACAGTTATAGATGAACCACAAGAGGAAACAGAAGCCAGAGATGAGAAACAAGGAGTGCTAGTATCAGATGTAGAAGCTACTGTGAAGGACACCAAGACTGAGGGAGGTGCATGTATTGATGTGCATGTGGTCACAGAAAGCACTGAGCCACCTCTTATAGAGGGAAGTCCTGAGCCACAAAGTGAAAAAGTATCATCAGAAGATATTCCAGCAGTCGAAACAGTTACAGATGAACTCATACAGGAAGCTGACGCAAGGGTTGAGCTACAAGAACAAACATTTGAGGTTGCCAAAACTGAATATGTTCAAGAAACAGAGGTATTACCATCTGATGTAGATGATGTTGTGAAAGAGATCAAAACTGAGGAGGGCATACAAGTGAATGAGGAGGGTGATGCTGAGGAAATTCAAGAGCAAATATTACAAGAAGAGGTTTCCAGACCAGACCTTGATGATGCTGTAACCACATTTGCAGATCAAATTGAGGGTAACGTTACGGCACAACTGGATCAAGTTGTAGAGATATCAGAGGGTCATGAAACAGAGAATTCCAGACAAGATGTTCAAGTTGAACAGGTGGACAGGACAGTTGCAGAGGAGTTAGAAACAGTACCACAAGTTCACTTGTTATCTGTTGGTGAAGAATCAAATGATACTCAGGTCCTAGAAGAGACTATACTTTCTGAAGAGACCCAAGCTCCTAGTGTAGACAATGCTGCACTCACTGATGAATCCAAACACGAGGTGCACCTCAGTGAAGTTCAAGTCATTGTTGAGCAGGAAAAGGAAAGTGAACATCCAAGCACTGAGACAAAGACTGCTGAACTTGAGCATGCCATAGTGCCAGAAGTAGTCACAAGTTATCTCAAAGAGGTCTCCGCAACAATACCTGATGTCTTACCGGAGAAATCGTCAGACAGTACTGAACCTCTGGTTAACAGAGTGGCAAGTCAGGAAGTGTCAGAGGAAGTCACCACTGTCACACCGTTGGTCAGAGATGATTTTGCTGTGACAGCAGAGCAAAACACTGAGGTCCAGATGATGCACGTCCCATTAGTGGAGTTTGAAGATGATCACAAAATTCAAGTGCAGGTGTGCGATGTTGACGTAAAATCAATGGAGATaattgtggacaaagtgctgGAGGTAGGGGTAACAGAAATTAAAGAAGTTATAGATGTTtgtcacaaaacagttaaaatgGTAGATCGTCTCTCTGCAATTCTCAATGTTGAAGATGGATTAAGTCATGAGGACACTAAGACAACCATTCAAAAAGTTACGCAACATGTACAGGAGAATTTACCAGACACTGAATCTGAATCAGCAGTCGTCATTGTGGAACAAGCTGCTATAAAACAACCAGATGCTGTGAGTGAAGTGTGTGAGTTGGCTGAAAGTAAATCCGATCAAAAGGAGCATCAACAAGTGGTGGATGATGGTATTGCAACATTGAAAGAAACAGAGGATGAAGAAtctgttgttattagtgatgacTCTGCAAGTGCACAGAAAGTGTCTGAGGATCTCATGCAAACCCTGAAGATGGAGGAAACCAAAATTGAAGAGGCCAAACCAGCAGCAGGGGTCACAGAAGGAGAGGTCAAATCGTTATCTGAGAAATTAGAGGTAACAAAAGTTCATGAAACAGTGCAAATAACACAAAGTGCTCAAGGTCCAGTTGCAACACTAAGTAACACTGGATTAGTGGTTCCACAAAACACAGGGATCGTCTCATCAATAGGTAACGTGGAATCCCCATCAAGTCTGTCTTTGGAATTCAAACTTAACATACAGTTTGGTCACGCAAAGGCACAACCTCCCACAGCACCAACAACAGACAGAGCTGAACCCGTGAAAAAGAAGGATGTGTCAGAGGTTGGAGTTCAAGTGGAAGAGCCCTTGAAGCCTGTTCAGCCAATAATACCAACGCAACAAGCTGAGAGCCAGAAACACATTGACCTGACTGTGGTCAAAGATCAGCTACTAAATACAACAGAACCAATGTCAAACTTTGCCTCAACTGCAAGAGCTGTGATCACAAGTCAACCTGTACAGTTGGATGTTGGCATTCTAACAACTGAAACCGTTAAACCAGTAACAAAGACACCAGCCTCTCcgacagcagagagagctgaACCCGTGAAAGAGATGGATGTTTCGGAGGTTAGAGTTCAAGCTGTAGAATCAGTGGAACCTGTGACACAAAGAGCTGAGAgccagaaacagacagagataaCTGATGTCAAAGATCAGCTGACAGAAATAAGTGAACCAGTGCTACTCCAAGATTTAACAAAGAGCGCTGTGATCATAACTCAACCTCAACTCTTGCATGTTGCAACACATGCAGTCAAAGCAGTGGAGCTAGTATCAAAGGCACCTGCTTCCCCCACATCTGTAGAGGAAACAACCAAACTACTGGAACACTTGGATGCTTCAAACACTGGAGTTAAGGCAGTGGAGCTAGTTGACACTGTGAACCAAATGAATCCAACACAACAAGCTGAGAATCAAGTACAGATTGAGCAAACTATTGTAGATGATCAGCGAACAAAAATCTCAGAACCAGCAGCAACTTTAAATTCAACAGAAAGAGCTGTGATCACGACTCAACCTGAACTCATGGACATTGGCATATGTGCAGTTGAAACAGATGAACCAAttgcagaaacaaaaaatgaactAATCGAAAAGTTGACATTAACAGATGTTATAGAAGTTGAAACTCAAGCAGCGGAGCAAGTTGAACCTATGGAGCCAGCAAATCTAACTCAAAGAGCCAAGAGCCAGACTGATCCAACAGAGGTTGATATTCATCGATCAGAAATCACAGTGGCACATTTTTATAAAGAAGAAAGAGCTGTGATCATGACTCAACCTGTACTTTTGGATGTTGCCATACGTACAATTGAAAGAGTGGAGCTAGTACAAAAGGCACCTGATTCCCCACAAACATTGGAGAGAGTTGAACCCTCGATGCAAGATGTTTTAACGGATGAAGTTTTAGAAAGTGTTGATCAGGTAGCACAAATAGCTGAGTCCCAGACACAGATTGAGCTAACCAAGGCCGATGATCAGGCCACTGAGATTACAGAGTCAGAGGAACCCTTAGGTTCATTAGGAAGAGCTCATCCATTTCTGTTGGATGTTGGTTTAccagaaactgaaactgaagaACCAGTAGCAAAAGCACCATCTTCCCCTCCTCCAGGACCTGAGCACTCAATGCTGAAAGATGTTTTTGAGGTTGGAGTTAAGGGAGTGGAGGCAGTAGAACCTGCAGAGCCAATACATCTATCACAAGGAGCTGAGAGTCAGATTGAGCCAACAGAGGTTGATGTTCAACCAACAGAAGTCAGGGAGCCAGTGTTGCACCTAGATTCAACAGAAGGAGATGTGATTGTGACTCAACCTGTTCTCTTCGATCTTGCCATTCATGCAAATGAAACAGTAGAGCGAGACTCAAAGGTTCCTGCATCCCCACCACCAATAATGGAGAGTGTTGAAGCCTTGACAGCAATAGAGGTTTCAAATGATATAGATCAGGCAGTAAAACCTGCAGAGCCAGCAAATCTAACTCAAGGAGCTGAGAGCCAGATCGAGCAAACAGAGGTTGATGTTCAACCAACAGAAGTCAGAGAACCAGTATCACATTCAGATTCAAAAGAAGATGTGATCGTTGCTCAACCTGTTCTTTTGGATCTTGCAATTCATGCCAATGAAATAGTAGAGCTAGAATCGAAGGTTCCTGCATCCCCACCACCAATAATGGAGAATGTTGAAGCCTTGACAGCAATAGAGGTTTCAAAGGTTGCAGGTCAAACAGAGGGACCTGCAGATCTAACTCAAGGAGCTGAGAGCCAGACTGAGCCCACAGAGGTTGATGCTCAACCAACAGAAGTCAGAGAGACGGTATCGCACTTAGATTCAACAGAAGGAGATGTGATCGTTGCTCAACCTGTTCTTTTGGATCTTGCGATTCATGCCAATGAAACAATAGAGCTAGAATCAAAGGCTCCTGCATCCCTATCACCAATAACAGGCAAGGTCGATCACTCAATGCTGACGAATATTTTAGAGGTTGACGATCAACCAACAGAAGTCAGAGAACCAGTATCACATTTAGATTCAAAAGAAGATGTGATCATTGCTCAACCTGTTCTTTTGGATCTTGCAATTCAAGTCAATGAAATAGTAGAGCTAGAATCGAAGGTTCCTGCATCCCCACCACCAATAATGGAGACTGTTGAAGCCTTGACAGCAACAGAGGTTTCAAAGAATAAAGTTCAAGCAGAGGAACCTGCAGAGCCAGCAAATCTAACTCAAGGAGCTGAGAGTCAGATTGAGCCAACAGAGGTTGATGTTCAACCAACAGAAGTCACGGAGCCAGTGTTGCACTTAGATTCAACAGAAAGAGATGTGATAGTTGCTCAACCTGTTCTCTTGGATTGTGCCATTTATGGAAATGAAACAGTAGAGCTAGAATTGAAGGTTCCTGCATCCCCACCACCAATAATGGAGAGTGTTGAAGCCTTGACAGCAACAGAGGTTTCAAAGGACAGAGTTCAAGCCGTGGGGGCTGTGGAACCTATAACTCCAGCACAAATAAATGAGAGCCAGAAACAGATTGAGCTACCTGAGATTGATGATCAGGCACTTGAGACCACAGAACCAGAGGAATACTTAAGTGCACCAGAAAGAGCTGTGATCACAACTCATCCAATGATGTTTGATGCTGGCATCCACACAACTGAAACAGTAGATCTAATCGCAAATGCACCAGATTCCCCAACAGTGACAGCAGATATAATGGAAGACTTGGAACAGACGGATGTGTTGGGGTCTGATGTACAGGCAGAAGAGGCAAGTTCGGCTGAGAGCCAGAAACAGTCAGAGCTAACTGAAACAAGCCTTCAAGCTACAGAAATCACAGAACCAGAGGTAAACCTTGACTCAACTGAAATGGCTTTGATCACCACCCAAGCTGTTCTGTTGGATGATGGCATATATGCAATCAAAACAGTAGAACTAGAAGAAGtaatagaagaagaaatcaAATCAGTGGAGAAAGAAACCTCTAGTATCCAGTCAACAGAAACGATTCAACCAGTTAGTCAAACAGAAAAAGTAGAGGGCTTCCTGAGAGAACCACTACCCTCTGAAGCGTGTCATCaagaaacaaaagcaaagaaagagcaCGTTAATAACCCAGAGGAGGAGAATGAACAGGATGTGTGGATGGATGCTGAGGAAGGTATTTACAGCCAAGAGGAAACAGAGGTGTCCTTTGTTGAGGTCGAGGAACATCTAGAGTCCGAGGAAGAGAGTTTCCAGGAGGAAGAGGCAGGGCTTGAAGAGGAAGTTAAAATAGATCCTAATGtcgagacagaagaagaagaagaagaagaagaagaagaagaagaagaagaagaagaagaagaagaagaagaaggtcaaCAGGAAGTGTACAAAACAGGAGAAGTATGTGAAATTGAAAGtgagggtgaaggtgaagaTTTTGCCAATGCACTTGAGCATCAGGAATATGCAACTTCGAGTGTTACTACCATAGAGTGGGAC encodes the following:
- the LOC117806411 gene encoding protein Ycf2-like, yielding MLTNILEVDDQPTEVREPVSHLDSKEDVIIAQPVLLDLAIQVNEIVELESKVPASPPPIMETVEALTATEVSKNKVQAEEPAEPANLTQGAESQIEPTEVDVQPTEVTEPVLHLDSTERDVIVAQPVLLDCAIYGNETVELELKVPASPPPIMESVEALTATEVSKDRVQAVGAVEPITPAQINESQKQIELPEIDDQALETTEPEEYLSAPERAVITTHPMMFDAGIHTTETVDLIANAPDSPTVTADIMEDLEQTDVLGSDVQAEEASSAESQKQSELTETSLQATEITEPEVNLDSTEMALITTQAVLLDDGIYAIKTVELEEVIEEEIKSVEKETSSIQSTETIQPVSQTEKVEGFLREPLPSEACHQETKAKKEHVNNPEEENEQDVWMDAEEGIYSQEETEVSFVEVEEHLESEEESFQEEEAGLEEEVKIDPNVETEEEEEEEEEEEEEEEEEEEEEGQQEVYKTGEVCEIESEGEGEDFANALEHQEYATSSVTTIEWD